A window of the Lactuca sativa cultivar Salinas chromosome 5, Lsat_Salinas_v11, whole genome shotgun sequence genome harbors these coding sequences:
- the LOC111904494 gene encoding uncharacterized protein LOC111904494, whose product MAVFSLFKLSMLLSLLSDVKLGSWPGILTQKEAVAVGGFPQQCNRIECPTYDVINSGEGYEIRVYNSSMWATTSPIDDISFVDGTRTGFLQLFNYIQGKNNYNEQIEMTAPVLTEIAPSDGPFCESSFLVSFYVPKKNQVDPPPATGISIQKWGPTYVAVRQFGGFIKDSDVGVEAAALSASLSGTTWLDAIKKSHSRDITTVYTVAQYNSPFEFDNRVNEIWFKFEM is encoded by the exons ATGGCAGTTTTCAGTCTGTTTAAGCTATCGATGCTACTGAGCCTACTCTCCGACGTCAAGTTAGGGTCATGGCCGGGAATTTTGACGCAGAAGGAAGCCGTCGCAGTCGGTGGATTCCCGCAGCAGTGCAACCGTATTGAGTGTCCAACATACGATGTAATCAACTCCGGAGAAGGCTACGAGATTCGCGTTTATAATTCCAGTATGTGGGCGACTACTTCTCCCATCGATGACATCTCCTTTGTCGATGGCACTCGCACCGGTTTCCTACA GTTATTCAACTACATCCAAGGGAAAAACAATTACAATGAGCAGATAGAAATGACAGCTCCGGTTCTAACAGAGATTGCTCCGAGTGACGGACCCTTCTGCGAATCTTCATTTCTGGTGAGTTTTTATGTCCCGAAGAAGAACCAAGTCGATCCGCCTCCGGCTACCGGAATTTCGATCCAGAAATGGGGACCGACTTATGTAGCCGTACGCCAATTCGGTGGATTTATAAAGGACTCAGACGTCGGCGTTGAAGCTGCGGCCTTATCCGCCAGTCTCTCTGGCACTACTTGGTTGGATGCCATCAAGAAAAGCCACTCCCGTGACATCACGACAGTTTACACGGTTGCTCAATACAATTCTCCATTCGAATTTGACAACAGAGTAAATGAGATTTGGTTCAAGTTTGAAATGTAA